In Buchnera aphidicola (Ceratovacuna japonica), the genomic window GTTTAAAAAATTTTAAGTTAATGTTTGAAAATGTTGCATCTTCTCATTTTGGATCAGGATGGGTATGGTTAATAATTAAAAAGAATAATTCTTTACAAATTGTTTCTACAAACAATCAGAATAATCCTTTAATGGGAAGTTTTGTTTCTAACATATTTGGAGTTCCAATAATTGGATTAGATTTGTGGGAACACGCTTATTATTTAAAATATAGAAATGATCGTATTAATTATATAAAAAATTTTTGGAAAATCTTGAATTGGGACATAGTATTTAATAGATATAAAAATTTTGTAAAAAAAGGTTTAATTTTATAAATTTTTATAATATAATTTTTTGTTATTTTTAAAAAATTTAAAAATAAGGAATTTTATTTTTGCATAATATTAAAATGATAGTTGGTTTATCTAATCCTATAAAAAAATATTATAATACTAGACATAATGTTGGATCATGGTTTATTAAAGCTTTATCTAAAAAGTTTGGAATAAGATTAAAAATAAAAAAAAATTTTTATGGATATATTGGATTATGGAATAATTCTAATAATCATTTTTATTTATTTATACCAAATATTTATATGAACTTAAATGGTATATCTGTTTTTTCAGTTTCTTCTTTTTATAAGATAAAAAGTAAAAATATATTAATAATACAAGATGATTTAAATACTAAAGTTGGAAAAATAGATTTTATTATTTCTAATAATAGTTATGGTCATAATGGTATTAAAAACGTGATTAGCAAATTTAAAAAAAATACTTTATTTAAAAGAGTATGCATTGGAATAGGTAGACCAAAAAAAAATAGTATTAGTTTATCATCTTATGTTTTATCTACTCCTTCTAAAGAAGAAAAAGAATGTATTGTTCAATCTATAAACAAATTTGTTAATGTTATAGAAAAATTTTTAAATAAAATTTTTTTTAAAAAAATGTAAATAACATTTTTTGCATATTATATAATTTATGTTTTATAAAATTAGAGAAATATTAATTATGTCATTAAAGTGTGGTATAGTAGGATTGCCTAATGTTGGAAAGTCTATGTTATTTAATATATTAACTAAGTTAAATGTTCCTTCAAAAAATTTTCCATTTTGTACTATAAATCCTAATATAGGAATTTCTATAGTAGAAGATGAAAGAATAAATAGTATATTACAAATTGTAAAAACAAAAAATGTTATAAAAACTTTTGTAAAACTAGTTGATATAGCAGGACTAGTAAAAAACTCTTATTTAGGAGATGGATTAGGAAACAAATTTTTATCACACATAAAAAATGTAAATTCTATATTACATGTAGTTAGATTTTTTAAAAAAAAAGAAATTGTACATGTAAACAATAAAATAGATCCAGCATATGATGTTAATTTAGTAAATATAGAATTAGTATTATCTGACTATGAAGAATGTAAAAAATATATAAAACATTATGAAAAAATAAATAAAGAAAAAAACATTAACTTAAATTATTCTTTTTCGGAGATTTTAAATACATTAAAAATTTGTTTTAAAAAATTAAAACAAAATATTATGATAAGAGATATTAAATTTAATAATATACAAAAAAATATTTTAAAGAATTTTAATTTTATAACAAATAAACCTGTTTTATATATTGCTAATATAGACTTAGATGACTTTATTTCATTAAAAACTAGTAATAAAATTCCATTTGAAATAAAAAAATTTCCTTATAAAGTTTTTCCTATTTGTATAAATTTCTATAAAAGTTCATTTAGAAAAATAAATATTAAATATAATATTTTACTTAATTTTTTTTTAAAAGACCTAAATAATATAATTCATTTTGTATATAATTTATTAAATTTACAGACTTTTTTTACAGTAGGAGAAAAGGAAATAAGATCTTGGACAATTAAAAAAGGCTCTACAGCTATTGAAGCTTCAGGAATAATTCATACGGATTTTAAAAAAGGTTTTATAAGAGTGGAAGTAATTTCTTATAAAGATTTTATTTTTTATAAGGGAATACAATCTGCAAAAAAACATGGAAAATATAGGTTGGAGGGTAAAAATTATATATTATCAGATGGAGATATTGTAAATTTTTTATTTAATGTTTAAAAAAAATTATAAAAAATTTTATATTGTTTTAAGTTTCCTATCAAGTTTTATGTAATTACTTGTTAGGAAACATTGTATTTTTATATTAAAAATTTTTTTAATAAAGAGTATTTAGGATCTATAGAAAATGACAAAGATCTTTTCTTTTTTTGTTTTTTTATGTTTTTAGATAGTTTTATTTTTACTGGGATAATTTTTTCTACTATACTTTTAAATTTTAAAGGATGAGCTGTTCCTAAAAATAATCCGTGTTCTCCATGTTTTATTCTTTTTTTTAAAATTGTATAAGCTACAGATGCATGTGGTTCAGAAATATATTTTAAATTATATAGTTTTTTAATACTTTCTTTTGTTTTTTTTTCAGAAACCTTTCCAAATTCTAAATATTTTTTATCTTTTATATTCCATTTGTTTTGTTTGAATAGTTCTATTACTCTATCCCAGTTATTAGGTATGCTTATGTCCATTGCATTAGAAATTGTTGAAATTGTTTTTTTTGGATTCCATTTGTTATATTTTAAAAATCTAGGAACTGTGTCGTTAGAATTAGTAGAAGCTATAAAATTTTTTATAGGAAGACCTATTGATTTAGCTATTAATCCGGCTGTTATGTTTCCGAAATTTCCACATGGAACTGATACTATTAAATTTTTTCTTTGTTTTTTTTTTAATAGAGAAAAAGCTTCAAAATAATAACAAATTTGTGCCAATAATCTACTTATGTTTATAGAATTACCTGAATTTAACCCTATTTTTTTTTTTAACTTTTTATCATTAAATGCTTTTTTAACTAGTTCTTGACATTCATCAAAACTTCCATTTACGGATATAGTTTTTATGTTTTTTCCTAAAGTGCAAAACATTCTTTCTTGTATTTTGCTTATTTTTCCTTTCGGATATAGTATTACTACTTTTACATCTTTCATTTTATAAAAAGCATTTGCTACAGCAGCTCCTGTATCACCAGAAGTTGCAGTTAAAATAGTGACTTTATTTTTATTTTTTTTTTTTAATAAATGTATTATTTGTGACATAAATCTTGCTCCAAAATCTTTAAAAGCTAAAGTTGGACCATGAAATAGTTCTAAGCAAGAAATATTTTTTTCTATTTTTTTTATTTTAGGTATAGTTATTTTAAAAGATTTTTTTATTATTTTTTTTAAATTTTTTTTGGATATTTCTCTTCCTATAAAAGAATTTAGTATTTTGTAACTTTTTTTGAAAAAATTCATTTTTAATATTTTTTTTATTTTTTCTTTAGTAAAATAAGGAAATTTTTTTGGGAAAAATAAACCTTGTTTTTCACATAAACCAAGTTCAACTGCTTTTAAAAATTTAACTTCTTTTGAAATATCTTTTAAACTATATAATTTCATATTGTTACCTAATTATTGTTGTTCCTTTTCTATTTACTTTACATATTTTTACAAAACCTTCTTTCTTTTCTAAATAATTTTTTATTAACCATTTTGATATTTTATTAGCTTTTTTTACGTCATCGCATATAGAGAAAATTGTAGGTCCTGATCCGGATATTCCAAATCCAATTGATCCCATTTTTTTTATAGTCTTTTTTATTTCTAAAAAGTTAGGAATATATTTCATTCTATAAGGTTCAGCTATTAAATCTTGTATAAATGTTGAAGCTAATTTTTGCTGCATAGAATATGATGAATGTATGAATCCTGATAAATTTCTACTATGTTCTATACAAGTTTCTAATTTATATTTTATAGGCAATATTTTTCTAGCATGTAACGTAGATGTTTTAGTTCCAGGCCATGCTACTATCCATATCCAATTTTTAAAAAAAGGAATAGATTGACTTATTAAATTTTTTTTATTTAATATTATTTGTAATCCTCCTAAAAAACAAGGAGCTACATTGTCGTAATGTATATTTCCAGATATTTCCCCTTCTAGTTTTCCCATTAGTTTTAAAAGTTGAATTTTAGATAAAGGATTTTTACAAAATTCATTCATTGCTACTAAACTAGATGAAATAGAACATGCACTTGACCCTAACCCTGATCCTATAGGCATATTTTTTTCTAAAGTTATTAGAACTGATATATTTTTTTTTATTTTTTTACAAAAGTATTTCCAACATTTCCAAACAATATTTTTTTTGAACTTTTTAGGTAATTTTTTTGAAAATTTTCCTATGTTTTTTATATCAAATTTTTTATATTTTTTTATTTCTATAGTATCTCCAAAATTTGAATTATCTATTGGAGAGATTGCTAATCCTAATGTATCAAATCCCACGCTTATATTTCCTATCGTGGCTGGTGAATAAATTTTTATCATTATTATTTTCCATTTTATTATGATGATATTCTTAATAAATCTGAAAACACTCCAGCTGAAGTTACTTTATTTCCAGCTCCATATCCTCTAATTATTAATGGAGTTGGACTATAATATTTACTATAAAATATAAAAGCATTTTCACCATTTTTTATATTATATAAAGGATCCGATTTTTTTATGCTTTCTATTTTTACTTTACATTTTCCTGTTTTTGATATCGATCCAACTAATCTTAAAACTCTCTTTTTTTTTTTAGCTTTAATAATTTTTTTATGATAAAAATTTTTTAAATCATTTAGTTTACAAAATATGTTTTTTTTATTTATTTTTTTTATATTAATTTTATTTGGTAATATTTTTTCAATTTTTATATCTTTTAGCTCTAAAGTATGACCTATTTCTCTTGCTATTATTAATAGTTTTCTTGCTACATCTATTCCTGATAAATCATCAATTGGATTTGGTTCTGTAAATCCTAATTTTTGTGCTTTTTTCACTGATTTTACTATAGAGAATTTTTCTTCTAATTTTCCAAAAATATATGATAAAGATCCTGACAATATTCCTCTAAATTTTATTATTTTGTCTCCTGTTGTAATTAAATTTTTTAAATTTTCTATTATAGGAAGTCCTGCTCCTACATTAGTTTCATATAAAAATTGTTTTCTATATTTTATTAAGTTATTTCTAATTTTTGTATAATAATTAATTCTATCAGTGTTTGCTATTTTATTAGAAGATATTATATTAAATCCATTTTTTATAAAATAGCTATATTTTTTTGATATAGTTTTACTAGAAGTGCAATCTATTATTACAGGATTAATTAAATTATTTTTTTTTATTTCTTTTATAAAAATTTTTATATTAAATTTTTTTGTGTTACTTTTTGTAAAATTTTTATATTGTTCTATTTTTATGTTTTCTTTTTTTATTATATATTTTTTTGAATTAGCTATTCCTAATATTTTTATTTCTATTCCTTTATTTTTTAATTTTTTATTTTGTTTGTAAATTTGGTTTAAAAAACTATTTCCAACCCCTCCTATTCCTATAACAAATATTTCTGTAATTTTATTACAGTTAAAAAATTCATTATGTATTGTTTTTATAGTTTTTTTATAATATAAATTTTTTATTATTATTGATATAGAATTTTTAGAATCTTCTATAATTATTGAAATTATATTTACATTAATTTTTTTTATTGAAAATATTATTTTGTTTAATATTTCTATTTTAGAGCTTATATTTTTTCCTATAACTGATATTATGGATAATTTTTTTTTTATTTTTATTTTATATTTTTTTTTATTATTGAAACATTTTTTTAACAAATCTTTTATTTTTTTTTTTTCTGAACCATATTTATCAACATATTTTAAAATTTTAATAGATTTTTTACCTATTATTTTTTTATTAAAAAATTTATATTGACTATTTTCTTCTAAAGATTTTAATATTTTTTCTAATATAATGTTTTTTATTTTTTTTTTAAAAATTATTTCTAATATAGAAAAGTTTTTTAAGTAGGTAATACTTTTTACTGTTTTTTTAATTTTTTTTTTATTATATATTTTTTTTATAGTAGTTCCTTCAAAATTTGGAAAATATGAATTTTTTATAACACATGGTATATTTTTTTTATATAAAGGATAAATAGCTTTTGGATGTATTATTTTAGCACCACATTTTGATAGCTCTATTGCTTCTTCATATGAAATTTTTTTTATTCTTTTAGCTTCATATATAATTTTAGGATCCGCTGTATATATTCCATTTACATCTTTCCATATTTCACAGCGTTTAGCTTTCAAACAGTTTGATAAAATTGAAGCGGAATAATCTGATCCATTTCTTCCTAATAAATTTATTTCTTTTTTCTCATTTCCTGATATGAAACCAGGAACAAGAATAACATTTTCTTTATATTTTTTTATACATCTTAGTTTTTTTTTAGTTTTTTTTATATTTATTTCTGAATTTAAATAATCTCCATTAGAAATTATTTTACTAGATGGATCTATTATTTTTGAATTAATATTAATACTATCTAAAATAGAATTCATTATTTCTACTGAAATTATTTCTCCTTTACTAATTATTATAGCTTTTTTTCTTTTGCTTACATTTTTTTTTGTGTTTTTATTTCTGTTTAATATTTTTTTTATCTCTTTTATATGTATATTTATTTTTTTTTCAGTTTTTTCTATATTAAATTTTTTTTTTATAATAGAAATTTTTTTTAATATTTTATTAACATTTTTTATAATTTTATTTAAGTTATTGTTTTTTTTTTTGTTTATATGATCTTCTATAGAATAAATTAGATAATTAGTTATTTTATATGGAGCTGATAATACTGCATATATTTTTTCTTTTTTACTTTTTTTTTTTAATATTTTTGATACATTAACAAAATTTTTAGCATCTGATAAAGAGGAGCCGCCAAATTTTAATACTTTCACAATTTCTTTTTTCCTATTTTTATTATTATGTTAATTATTTATTTTTTTACATTTATATAAAAATTATATTATAAATTTATTGTAGTCACATTAAAAATATTTATTTTTTATAAAAATATTTTAAAGAATTTTTTATAGTAAGAATTTTATTTAAAATTTTTTTATTTTTAATATTAATGTTTAATATATTAATAAAAAATATTTTATAATTTTTTTTTTATCTTATAACTTGCCTGCTTCTTATTTCTGACAAAGTTTTACAATCTATACATAAATTTGCTGTAGGTCTTGCTTCTAATCTTTTTATTCCAATTTTTATATCACAAGATGAGCAATATCCAAAATCATTCAATTCAATTTTTTTTAATGTATTATTTATTTTTTTTATTATTTCTATATTTCTAGCATTGTTTTGTAATTTTAAACTAAATTCTTCTTCTTGAACTGCTCTATCTATTGGATCTGGAAAATTTATTTGTTCTTTTGATATATTATCATTTTCATAATTTATTTTTTTTTCTATTTGATTTTTCCAAGCTTGTAATATTTTTTTAAAATGTTTTATTTGTTTTTTATTCATATATTTTTCTTTTTTTTCATTTTTATATGGTTTTACTCCTGCTATAGACAATATACTTAGAGAAGAACTTTTTTTTCTATTAAATTTCATTTATAAACTCCATATTAATATTTTATTAAAATTATTATAATAATTTAATTACATAATATTTTTTATATAAAATTGTTTAGAAATATTTATAAAAACTTATTGATAAAAATATAATACTTATATATTAATATTTTTCAACTTTTATTTTTGGTAATTTAATATTATGAGAATTGCATTAGGTGTTGAATATAAAGGAACAAGATATCATGGATGGCAAAGTCAAAAAAATGTAATTACTGTTCAAAATGTTTTAGAAAAATGTTTATCAATAATAGCAAATGAAAAAGTAGTTGTACATTGCGCTGGAAGAACAGATGCTAAAGTACATAGTACAGGTCAAGTAGTACATTTTGATACTAAATCTATTAGAAAAGAAGAATCTTGGATTTTAGGGACTAATTTTTATTTACCAAATGATATATCTATTTTATGGGCTAAAAAAGTTCCATATAATTTTCATGCCAGATATAGCGCTATATATAGACACTATAGATATATAATAAACAATAGTGATTATAGATCTGTATTTTTTATTAATAATTTTTATAACTTTAAAAAAAAAAGATTAAATGAGAAAAAAATGAATAAGTCTATAAAATGTTTGTTAGGTCAACATGATTTTTCTTCTTTTAGGTCTAAAAATTGTCAATCTAATGTTTCAATAAGATATATATTTAATACTAAAGTATATAGAATTAATTCTTTTGTTATATTTGATATAATAGCAAATTCATTTTTATATAATATGGTACGTAATATAGCTAGCTCAATTTTAAAAATTGGATCTGAAGAAAAAAAAATATTTTGGATAGAAGAATTGTTAATTACTAAAAATAATAATTTTTTTTATAAATCTTTAGATCCTTCTGGACTATATTTAATTTATGTAAAATATCCTAGATATTTTAAACTTCCTAAGTTTTTTGCTAAAAATACTATAAATATTTTTTAAAAAAATATTATAATATTTTTTAATTTTAGTTTTAATAAATCAAAGATCATTTTTTTAATTACATATGTTAATTAAAATATTATTTTTTTTATAAACTAAAAGAGTATTGTACATATTTTTAAAATATGTTTTTTAAAAATAAGTTAACTTTTTATATTTCTTATAATAAAAAAATAAATATAATTTTAAAAATATTATATTATAACAAAATATAATTATATTACTTTTTAAAATAATATTTTTTGTTTAGAGAATAATTTTTATGTTGATAAAATTTTTTAAAAATTTATTTAAAAGTAAGAATGAAAAAATTTTGGAAGAAATAAATATTATATTAAATTTAATTAATGATATGGAATTAAAATTTTCTAAGTTTAGTGATAAAAAGTTAAAAGAAAATACTAAAAAATATAAATCTAAAATTTTTAGAAAAAATACTTTAGATAGTATATTGCCTGAAGCTTATGCAACATTACGAGAAGCAAGTAAAAGAGTTTTAGGAATGAGACATTTTGATGTTCAAATTATTGGAGGAATAGTTTTAAATAGAAGATGTATAGCTGAAATGAAAACAGGAGAAGGAAAAACTTTAACATCTACTCTTCCAATATATTTAAATTCTCTATCCGAAAAAGGAGTTCATGTGATAACTATGAATGATTATTTGGCAAATAGAGACTATAATGAAAATAAAAAATTATTTGAATTTTTAGGAGTTAGCTCTGGTATAAATTTGCAAGGTATGAGTATTGAAATGAAAAAAAATGCATATTCTTCAGATGTTACATATGGAACAAACAATGAATTTTGTTTTGATTATTTAAGAGATAATATGACTTTTTGTATAAATGAAAAAGTACAAAAAAAATTAAATTATGCGATAATTGATGAAGTAGATTCTATTTTAATAGATGAAGCTAGAACTCCATTAGTTATATCTGGATCTATAAATTCTAACAAAAATTTATATAATAAAATAAATTATTTAGTTTATAATTTTATAATATCAAAAAAAAAATTTATTAAAAATAATTACAAAAATTATTATTTTAAAATAGATGCTAAGAGAAAACAAATTTATTTAACTGAAAAAGGATTTTCTAAAATAGAAAAAATTCTTTTAAAAAATAATGTTTTAAATAAAAGTTCTTCTTTATATTGCTCCAAAAATATTATTTTTTTTAAATATGTAATAAATGCTATAAAAGCTCATGAATTATTTTTTAAAAATGTAGATTATATAGTAAAAAATAATAAAATATTAATAGTAGATGAGCACACTGGAAGAATTTCTAATGATAGAAAATGGTCTGATGGTATTCATCAAGCTATAGAGGCTAAAGAAAATGTTAAAATAAATAATGAGAGTTATACTTTAGCTTCTATAACTTTTCAAAATTATTTTCGTTTATATAAAAAACTTGCTGGAATGACTGGAACTGCTAAAACTGAATCTGAAGAATTTAAGTCTATATATAATTTAAATACTGTTGTTATTCCTACTAATAGACCTGTTTGCAGATTAGACTTTCCTGATTTAATATACATTACAGAAAAAGAAAAAATGAAATTTGTTATAGAAGATATAATAAACTGTGTTAAAAAAAAACAACCAGTTTTAGTTGGTACTTCATCTATTAAAAAATCAGAGATGATATCTAGCATTTTGCGTAAGTTAAATATAAATCATAATGTTTTAAACGCTAAATTTCATAGTAAAGAAGCTAAAATAATAAAAAATGCAGGAATACTAAGTGCTGTTACTATAGCAACTAATATGGCAGGAAGAGGAACAGATATAATGTTAGGAGGAAGTTTCAAAGATTTTTTAAAAGAATATAAAAAAAAAAATAAAATTTTTAATATTAAAAAAGCATTAAAAATTTGGAAAAAAAATAAAAATGCTGTTTTGTCTTCAGGTGGTTTACATATAATAGGAACAGAAAGACATGAGTCTAGAAGAATAGATAATCAATTAAGGGGAAGATCAGGAAGACAAGGGGATATTGGATCTTCTAGATTTTATGTTTCTATGGAAGATGATTTAATTAAAGTTTTTGTTCCTAAAAAAATTGTTAAAATAATTAAAAAATTTGGAATTAAAAAAAATAAAGATATTAATAGTATTTTTATAAATAATGCTATACAAAATTCTCAAAAAAAATTAGAAAATTATAATTATGAAATTAGAGCTAAATTATTAGAATATGATGATATTGTAAATGAACAAAGAATAATATTTTATGATAGAAGAAATAAAATTTTAAAAAGTAAAAATATTACTAAAATAATTTTTATAATTTCTATAGAAATTTTTAAATCTTTAGTAAATTCATATTTTAAAAAAGATGATAAAAAATTTTATAAAAATATAAAAACATTAAAAAAATATTTAGAAGAATATTTTAACATATATTATTTTAAAAATAAAAAATTTATAGAAAATAATACATTTAATAACAAAAAAATTGCAAAAGATATATTTAAAATTTTTAAAAAAAAATATTTAAAAAAAAAAAATAAATTTGATAAAAAAGAATTTAATAAATTTCAAAAAATATTAGTATTAAAAACATTAGATACGTTTTGGAGAGAACATTTGTGTGATTTAGAACATTTAAGAAATAGTATTCATTTAAGAGGATATGCTGAAAAAGATCCAAAACAAGAATATAAAAAAGAATCGTTTTTAATGTTTATAAATATGATTAGTTCTATAAAAAATGAAATTGTTTGTTTAATTAGTTTATTTTCTTCTAAAAAATATTCTTTTGATTTTTTTATTTATATAATAGACAATTTTTATAATAATAAATTATTT contains:
- the thrC gene encoding threonine synthase; the protein is MKLYSLKDISKEVKFLKAVELGLCEKQGLFFPKKFPYFTKEKIKKILKMNFFKKSYKILNSFIGREISKKNLKKIIKKSFKITIPKIKKIEKNISCLELFHGPTLAFKDFGARFMSQIIHLLKKKNKNKVTILTATSGDTGAAVANAFYKMKDVKVVILYPKGKISKIQERMFCTLGKNIKTISVNGSFDECQELVKKAFNDKKLKKKIGLNSGNSINISRLLAQICYYFEAFSLLKKKQRKNLIVSVPCGNFGNITAGLIAKSIGLPIKNFIASTNSNDTVPRFLKYNKWNPKKTISTISNAMDISIPNNWDRVIELFKQNKWNIKDKKYLEFGKVSEKKTKESIKKLYNLKYISEPHASVAYTILKKRIKHGEHGLFLGTAHPLKFKSIVEKIIPVKIKLSKNIKKQKKKRSLSFSIDPKYSLLKKFLI
- the pth gene encoding aminoacyl-tRNA hydrolase codes for the protein MHNIKMIVGLSNPIKKYYNTRHNVGSWFIKALSKKFGIRLKIKKNFYGYIGLWNNSNNHFYLFIPNIYMNLNGISVFSVSSFYKIKSKNILIIQDDLNTKVGKIDFIISNNSYGHNGIKNVISKFKKNTLFKRVCIGIGRPKKNSISLSSYVLSTPSKEEKECIVQSINKFVNVIEKFLNKIFFKKM
- the thrA gene encoding bifunctional aspartate kinase/homoserine dehydrogenase I — translated: MKVLKFGGSSLSDAKNFVNVSKILKKKSKKEKIYAVLSAPYKITNYLIYSIEDHINKKKNNNLNKIIKNVNKILKKISIIKKKFNIEKTEKKINIHIKEIKKILNRNKNTKKNVSKRKKAIIISKGEIISVEIMNSILDSININSKIIDPSSKIISNGDYLNSEINIKKTKKKLRCIKKYKENVILVPGFISGNEKKEINLLGRNGSDYSASILSNCLKAKRCEIWKDVNGIYTADPKIIYEAKRIKKISYEEAIELSKCGAKIIHPKAIYPLYKKNIPCVIKNSYFPNFEGTTIKKIYNKKKIKKTVKSITYLKNFSILEIIFKKKIKNIILEKILKSLEENSQYKFFNKKIIGKKSIKILKYVDKYGSEKKKIKDLLKKCFNNKKKYKIKIKKKLSIISVIGKNISSKIEILNKIIFSIKKINVNIISIIIEDSKNSISIIIKNLYYKKTIKTIHNEFFNCNKITEIFVIGIGGVGNSFLNQIYKQNKKLKNKGIEIKILGIANSKKYIIKKENIKIEQYKNFTKSNTKKFNIKIFIKEIKKNNLINPVIIDCTSSKTISKKYSYFIKNGFNIISSNKIANTDRINYYTKIRNNLIKYRKQFLYETNVGAGLPIIENLKNLITTGDKIIKFRGILSGSLSYIFGKLEEKFSIVKSVKKAQKLGFTEPNPIDDLSGIDVARKLLIIAREIGHTLELKDIKIEKILPNKINIKKINKKNIFCKLNDLKNFYHKKIIKAKKKKRVLRLVGSISKTGKCKVKIESIKKSDPLYNIKNGENAFIFYSKYYSPTPLIIRGYGAGNKVTSAGVFSDLLRISS
- the dksA gene encoding RNA polymerase-binding protein DksA; this encodes MKFNRKKSSSLSILSIAGVKPYKNEKKEKYMNKKQIKHFKKILQAWKNQIEKKINYENDNISKEQINFPDPIDRAVQEEEFSLKLQNNARNIEIIKKINNTLKKIELNDFGYCSSCDIKIGIKRLEARPTANLCIDCKTLSEIRSRQVIR
- a CDS encoding Fe-Mn family superoxide dismutase, whose product is MFKLPILNYLYKDFEPYIDEETMFIHYNKHHKNYLENLNKIIEKNNIVYSSLENLVNSINKLDIEDIEKLKNSVGGHYNHVLFWENIKLGTNISVEFKKIIEKNFVSLKNFKLMFENVASSHFGSGWVWLIIKKNNSLQIVSTNNQNNPLMGSFVSNIFGVPIIGLDLWEHAYYLKYRNDRINYIKNFWKILNWDIVFNRYKNFVKKGLIL
- the truA gene encoding tRNA pseudouridine(38-40) synthase TruA, with product MRIALGVEYKGTRYHGWQSQKNVITVQNVLEKCLSIIANEKVVVHCAGRTDAKVHSTGQVVHFDTKSIRKEESWILGTNFYLPNDISILWAKKVPYNFHARYSAIYRHYRYIINNSDYRSVFFINNFYNFKKKRLNEKKMNKSIKCLLGQHDFSSFRSKNCQSNVSIRYIFNTKVYRINSFVIFDIIANSFLYNMVRNIASSILKIGSEEKKIFWIEELLITKNNNFFYKSLDPSGLYLIYVKYPRYFKLPKFFAKNTINIF
- the ychF gene encoding redox-regulated ATPase YchF; translation: MFYKIREILIMSLKCGIVGLPNVGKSMLFNILTKLNVPSKNFPFCTINPNIGISIVEDERINSILQIVKTKNVIKTFVKLVDIAGLVKNSYLGDGLGNKFLSHIKNVNSILHVVRFFKKKEIVHVNNKIDPAYDVNLVNIELVLSDYEECKKYIKHYEKINKEKNINLNYSFSEILNTLKICFKKLKQNIMIRDIKFNNIQKNILKNFNFITNKPVLYIANIDLDDFISLKTSNKIPFEIKKFPYKVFPICINFYKSSFRKINIKYNILLNFFLKDLNNIIHFVYNLLNLQTFFTVGEKEIRSWTIKKGSTAIEASGIIHTDFKKGFIRVEVISYKDFIFYKGIQSAKKHGKYRLEGKNYILSDGDIVNFLFNV
- the secA gene encoding preprotein translocase subunit SecA, with amino-acid sequence MLIKFFKNLFKSKNEKILEEINIILNLINDMELKFSKFSDKKLKENTKKYKSKIFRKNTLDSILPEAYATLREASKRVLGMRHFDVQIIGGIVLNRRCIAEMKTGEGKTLTSTLPIYLNSLSEKGVHVITMNDYLANRDYNENKKLFEFLGVSSGINLQGMSIEMKKNAYSSDVTYGTNNEFCFDYLRDNMTFCINEKVQKKLNYAIIDEVDSILIDEARTPLVISGSINSNKNLYNKINYLVYNFIISKKKFIKNNYKNYYFKIDAKRKQIYLTEKGFSKIEKILLKNNVLNKSSSLYCSKNIIFFKYVINAIKAHELFFKNVDYIVKNNKILIVDEHTGRISNDRKWSDGIHQAIEAKENVKINNESYTLASITFQNYFRLYKKLAGMTGTAKTESEEFKSIYNLNTVVIPTNRPVCRLDFPDLIYITEKEKMKFVIEDIINCVKKKQPVLVGTSSIKKSEMISSILRKLNINHNVLNAKFHSKEAKIIKNAGILSAVTIATNMAGRGTDIMLGGSFKDFLKEYKKKNKIFNIKKALKIWKKNKNAVLSSGGLHIIGTERHESRRIDNQLRGRSGRQGDIGSSRFYVSMEDDLIKVFVPKKIVKIIKKFGIKKNKDINSIFINNAIQNSQKKLENYNYEIRAKLLEYDDIVNEQRIIFYDRRNKILKSKNITKIIFIISIEIFKSLVNSYFKKDDKKFYKNIKTLKKYLEEYFNIYYFKNKKFIENNTFNNKKIAKDIFKIFKKKYLKKKNKFDKKEFNKFQKILVLKTLDTFWREHLCDLEHLRNSIHLRGYAEKDPKQEYKKESFLMFINMISSIKNEIVCLISLFSSKKYSFDFFIYIIDNFYNNKLFLEISFSEFIKNKNFIKN
- the thrB gene encoding homoserine kinase codes for the protein MGFDTLGLAISPIDNSNFGDTIEIKKYKKFDIKNIGKFSKKLPKKFKKNIVWKCWKYFCKKIKKNISVLITLEKNMPIGSGLGSSACSISSSLVAMNEFCKNPLSKIQLLKLMGKLEGEISGNIHYDNVAPCFLGGLQIILNKKNLISQSIPFFKNWIWIVAWPGTKTSTLHARKILPIKYKLETCIEHSRNLSGFIHSSYSMQQKLASTFIQDLIAEPYRMKYIPNFLEIKKTIKKMGSIGFGISGSGPTIFSICDDVKKANKISKWLIKNYLEKKEGFVKICKVNRKGTTIIR